One window of the Gemmatimonadaceae bacterium genome contains the following:
- a CDS encoding beta-ketoacyl-ACP synthase III, with protein MKFPCPTSDISAEAEDMPGSRIVGTGHAVPDRVVTNDDLARIMDTSDEWIIQRTGIRQRHWIVEGESGTALAKIAAERAIAAAGLSANDVELILYATVSPDHFAPGNGVFLQRDLGVGEIPAIDIRTQCSGFVYSMSIADAYVRAGMYRRILVVGAEVQSTGMDVSTRGRDTAVIFADGAGAVLVEADDDPDGSRVLAWDLHSDGSFAEKLWVDSPGAIYHPRNQAAHLDDKVYAHMEGREVFRHAIVRMPESVEAALAKAGVSVSDITLLIPHQANLRISEMVQRKLGLRDDQVYNNIDRFGNTTAATIPIALDECVRAGRLRRGDLVAITAFGSGFLWGSAVLKW; from the coding sequence TTGAAATTCCCATGTCCCACCAGCGACATCAGCGCGGAGGCTGAGGACATGCCGGGGAGTCGCATAGTCGGAACCGGGCACGCAGTGCCGGATCGGGTCGTCACCAATGACGATCTTGCAAGAATCATGGACACCTCCGACGAGTGGATAATCCAGCGCACGGGAATCAGGCAGCGCCACTGGATCGTCGAGGGTGAGAGCGGCACCGCGCTGGCGAAAATTGCCGCAGAGCGGGCGATCGCGGCGGCTGGTTTGAGCGCGAACGACGTCGAACTGATTCTCTACGCCACTGTCTCGCCCGATCACTTCGCTCCCGGCAACGGAGTCTTTCTGCAGCGCGACCTCGGCGTCGGTGAGATTCCGGCGATCGACATCCGGACGCAGTGCTCGGGTTTCGTCTACTCGATGTCGATTGCCGACGCCTACGTTCGCGCCGGCATGTACCGGCGCATTCTCGTCGTTGGCGCGGAAGTGCAGAGCACCGGCATGGACGTCTCCACCCGCGGGCGCGATACGGCTGTGATCTTCGCCGACGGGGCGGGAGCGGTCCTCGTTGAAGCCGACGACGATCCCGACGGATCGCGCGTGCTGGCGTGGGACCTCCACTCCGACGGATCGTTCGCCGAGAAGCTGTGGGTGGATTCACCGGGTGCGATCTACCATCCGCGAAACCAGGCGGCTCACCTCGACGACAAGGTGTACGCGCACATGGAAGGCAGGGAAGTATTCCGCCACGCGATTGTGCGCATGCCCGAATCAGTCGAGGCCGCGCTGGCGAAAGCCGGAGTGAGCGTCTCGGATATCACGCTGCTGATTCCACACCAGGCGAACCTCAGGATCTCCGAGATGGTCCAACGCAAACTCGGCCTGCGCGACGATCAGGTCTACAACAACATCGACCGCTTCGGAAACACGACGGCGGCGACGATTCCCATCGCGCTCGACGAGTGCGTCAGGGCTGGCCGACTCCGGCGCGGTGACCTGGTGGCGATCACCGCGTTCGGATCCGGCTTTCTCTGGGGAAGCGCTGTGTTGAAGTGGTGA